The nucleotide sequence GATTTCGAGCCGCTGGCGGACGGAAAACGTGGTCTCTGGAAAGTTCCTGCATCTTCGCGAAAGGGACGCAAGAAAAACGGGAAAGCCAAACGCCCTCACGTGGTCCCGCTGCCAGAGCCAGTATGGGAGTGTTTTCTCAAGGCCGCCAGGGCTCGCGGCGACGCAGGTAGCCAGTGGCTGTTCCCTGCAAAGTCGAAATCGGGCCACATCTCCGAGTCGACGCTGACGCATTATCTTTCATACCTGCCCAACGTAAAAGCATCCCCGCACGACATGCGACGGGGTTTTGGGACGCATGGGGAAGCTCTGCTGGGGTTGCTGCGAGCCGAGACCGACTTCATCCTCGATCACGAGGATGAGCCGCTGCGTGCTGCTGAGGTGACGCACCGCTCACAGACACAGGCGTCGACGATGACGGGGAGCTCGTATGCATTGCATGACGGTACCCACAGGACGTGGAAAATCATGGACGCCTGGGTTGATCTACTGCAGCCGGAAATGGCGCGGGTCTACGCCGACCGGCCAGGGTTGTTCAGCGACTGGTGGGTGAAGGGCGAAGTAGCAAAGAACAAGAAGCTGCTGAAGTCCGAACGCAATCGGCACATGGACACGCATCTGGTGCCGACGGGGCTGACGATCGAGGCTGTCCTCAAGGGGAGTAGGTTCCTGGCTGCCGAGTGACAGCGGCGCATCTCAACAACGCGATTTGAGGTAGCTCACACATTCCTGCGGAATCCGGCAATGGCCCATCCGATACCCCAACCAAGCAGGAGCACGACTAGGGGCGGCAGCACTACGCCCATAGCTAGCTGCGGAATGGCTTGGCTGCGCCGGCGGACCGTCTCGGCCTGGATGTAGTCAGCGACCGCGGCCTCGGCTTTCTCCACGTACTCGTAGTACTTCCATGGCTCCAAGCTGGTGCTGGTGTAGAGATTGAAGCCGTACCTCTGTAAAGCCGACTTCTTGGTGGTTCCGGCCCGGACACGCTCTTCGAACGCTTGGTGCAGTTGCCCGTAATCCTCGAAAAGATCGGGGACTTCACCTTCTGTCCGGATAGCGACGTCACGTGTGGGCACGTACGGATTAGCCACGGATCCCCAGCCGACTAGCAGAGCGAAAGCTGCCCAGAGGACGGTCAGCACCATCCAGACGCGGAAGAAGCCACGGCGCCACGCAATCATTCGTCGTCGTCCGGCAGTTCGATGATATCGTGGACTTCCGAGATCCTGTAAGCCACGGGCCTGCCATTCAGTCGCTCGACCCTGGCCGTCACGTAGAAGCCCAGTTTGTAGATGTTTCGCTCGCCGTCGGTAAGCTCGTGCTTGATCCGCTGCTCGGCAAGATCGGAATCGTACACCACCGCCAGCGGCTTCTTTGCCACATATTCCATGATCGCAAGCTCGCCGGTCCGTTTACCCTGCACTGGCTGCTTCAGGTTCGATTGCCAGAACACGAGGAGCTGGTTCTCGACGATCTCGAAGGCTTTGGCTTCAAGCTCTTTCCGCTGCTCGTCGATGACACGGATAGCTCGCTGGGCTTGCTTCGTATCGAATTTGATGGCGACCCTCGCGGTAGCCTCTGGCGGTCTCGCATTCGGCCAGGAATTCCAAAAGTTGAGAGTTCTTGTCTTGGTCAAGAACCGAGCAAACGAGCTCCGGATCGGCGTGATCGGAAAGCGAGGCTAACTCTTCAAGCAGTGAGCCGACCTCGACCAACCGATCACTGCTGAGGTCAGCCTCGAATCCAAGCTCAGCCAATGTTTGCTGGTTGGTAGCAAAATCCGAGAATAGCGCAGAAGCGTCCTGAGCCATGCTCAGGTGCAGCAGGTCTTCATCAAGAAGGCCTACCAGGTTCTGAGGGCCCACCCAGATCTGGAAGCAAACGCATTGCTCCGAACCCAGCTCGTCGTCAGCACGCACTCGAGCCATGTTGCCCACGAGACGCCCTATGCCTGCCTGCGATACTTCCGACGCCTGCCCGCTGGCATGGACAAGGTCGCTGTTCCGGTGTCGTCGGTGGTGAATCTGACCGGGGCGTTTGGCCTCGAAACGGAGACCTCGAGGTTCGTCACCCGATACATTCGGGCGCAGCACGCGGACCTATTCTTCGCCGACGCAGCAATATTGGTGGAGGGTTCGGCCGAGAAGATGATGCTGCCGAACTTCATCAGGAAGGACTTCCAACGCCTCAACCAGGGCTACATCACCATCCTCGAAGTCGGCGGCAGCCACGCGCACAAGCTGAAGAGCCTGATGGACACATTGGGGCTCACCACGTTGATCATCACCGATCTTGACGCCCAAGGGTCATGACCCGCTGCCTTTCGGCGCCGGAGCAGCGATAGTTCTTGTAGCGGAAGGTGACCTCATTGCCGTCGAAGGCGATGAGGCGGCTGTTCGAGATGGCGACCCGGTGGGTGTAGCGCGAGAGATAGGCGAGCACCGCCTCAGGCCCGGCAAAGGGCGCTTTGGCATAGACCACCCAGCGTTTTCTTCGGACCGGTGCGAGGTGACGGATGAAGGCCCGACGGTCTCGGAGCCCTGCCATCTGTCCGAAGAAGTCGAGCTTTCCGGCACCATGGAGTTCGAGCAGCCGGGTGAGGAACAATCTTCGGAACAGCGCACCCAGAACCCTGACCGGCAGCAGAAAGGCTGGTCGCGATGAGATCCACCGACCATCCGGTGCGATCCCACCACCGGGCACGATCATGTGGATATGGGGATGGTGGGTCATGGCCGAGCCCCAGGTGTGGAGCACGGCGGTGATGCCGATGCGGGCGCCCAGGTGTTGGATCTGCCGCGATGGTGAGCATCGTCTCGGACGCTGCCTTGAACAGCAGGTCGTAGACCAGAGCCTTGTTGTGGAAGGCAATGTCGGCGATCTCGGTTGGGAGCGTGAAGACGAGGTGGAAGTAGCCCACCGGCAGGAGATTGGCCTGCTGGGCTTGGAGCCAGGCGCGTGCCGCTGCGCCCTGGCACCGGGGACAATGCCGGTTGCGACAGGAGTTGTAGGCGATCCGCCGATGTCCGCAGTCGGAACAGGCTTCGACGTGACCGCCCAGAGCCGCGGTGCGGCAGGTCTCGATCGCCGACATGACCTTGAGTTGAGTAAGGCTCAGATGCCCGGCATGGGCCGCGCGATAGGCAGGGCCGGCGGCACGGAAGATATCGGCGACCTCAATGGTGGCGCGCACTGGCTCAGGCGGGTGGAGGCTTGTCCTCCATCAGGGCCATCAGACGGTCCAAAGGACTGGCGACCGCCTGGATCGTGCGGGTCGAGACCTTGGTGTAAAGTGCGGTCGTCTCGAGCTTGGAATGCCCGAGCAGCACCTGGATGACCCGGATATCGACATCCTGCTCAAGCAGATGGGTGGCAAAGCTGTGCCGCAAGGTATGCGGGCTGACCCGCTTGCGGATGCCGGCGACCTCGGCCGCCTCCTGCACCGCGCGATGCAATTGCCGCGACGAGATCGGATCGGTTGGGGAGCGACCCGGAAACAACCAGCCATGGGGCAGCATCA is from Devosia sp. SD17-2 and encodes:
- a CDS encoding TOPRIM nucleotidyl transferase/hydrolase domain-containing protein; the encoded protein is MLRTQLVVSTHSSHVAHETPYACLRYFRRLPAGMDKVAVPVSSVVNLTGAFGLETETSRFVTRYIRAQHADLFFADAAILVEGSAEKMMLPNFIRKDFQRLNQGYITILEVGGSHAHKLKSLMDTLGLTTLIITDLDAQGS